A region of Ramlibacter agri DNA encodes the following proteins:
- the glyS gene encoding glycine--tRNA ligase subunit beta, with translation MASKNLLVELFVEELPPKALKKLGESFAVVLLEQLKAQGLASGDSKLTSFASPRRLAAHITIVAGQAPDKAVSQKLMPVSVGLDASGNASPALLKKLQALGADASAVPGLKKQMDGKAEALFYDSNVKGATLAEGLQKALAESIARLPIPKVMTYQLQDGWTDVKFVRPAHALVALHGSEVVPLQALGLHAGRLTQGHRFEAAKPSVSIADADSYAATLERDGAVIASFEARRADIVRQLQEAAARVGGGVQPIADEALLDEVTALVERPNVLVCQFEEQFLQVPQECLILTMKANQKYFPLLDAKGKLTNKFLVVSNIRPQDPSAVVGGNERVVRPRLADAKFFFDQDRKKTLESRVPGLAKVVYHNKLGTQGERIDRVRAIAKVIGAQLGSDQLAHQADVAAKLAKADLLTDMVGEFPELQGIMGGYYARHDQLGDDVAIAIEDHYRPRFAGDELPRNQLGVVVALADKLETLAGLFAIGQLPTGDKDPFALRRHALGIVRMLMEKDLPLNLGDLVTEALGLFPQATPETAEQLANFIYERLAGMLREQGYSAQEVDAVLALRPQRLGDVAKRLAAVRAFAALPEAPALAAANKRIGNILKKAEKADAHVSDKLLQEDAEKALYAATQQIAPQARSQFEAGDYTASLQTLAALRGPVDAFFDGVMVNAEQTDLRLNRLGLLATLHEAMNRVADLSRLAS, from the coding sequence ATGGCGAGCAAGAACCTCCTGGTCGAACTGTTTGTCGAGGAACTCCCGCCCAAGGCGCTGAAGAAGCTGGGCGAGTCCTTCGCTGTAGTGCTGCTGGAGCAGCTGAAGGCGCAAGGCCTGGCTTCCGGCGACTCCAAGCTGACTTCCTTCGCTTCGCCGCGCCGCCTGGCCGCGCACATCACCATCGTCGCGGGCCAGGCACCCGACAAGGCGGTGTCGCAGAAGCTGATGCCGGTGAGCGTGGGCCTGGATGCCAGCGGCAACGCCAGCCCGGCGCTGCTGAAGAAGCTGCAGGCGCTGGGCGCCGACGCGTCCGCCGTCCCCGGCCTGAAGAAGCAGATGGACGGCAAGGCCGAAGCGCTGTTCTACGACAGCAACGTCAAGGGCGCGACCCTGGCCGAAGGCCTGCAGAAGGCGCTGGCCGAGAGCATCGCCAGGCTACCCATTCCCAAGGTCATGACCTACCAGCTGCAGGACGGCTGGACCGACGTCAAGTTCGTGCGCCCGGCGCACGCGCTCGTCGCGCTGCACGGCAGCGAGGTGGTTCCGCTGCAGGCGCTGGGCCTGCACGCCGGCCGCCTCACGCAGGGCCACCGCTTCGAAGCCGCCAAGCCTTCGGTCAGCATCGCCGATGCCGACAGTTACGCGGCGACGCTGGAACGGGACGGCGCCGTCATCGCCAGCTTCGAAGCCCGCCGCGCCGACATCGTGCGCCAGCTGCAGGAAGCCGCGGCGCGTGTCGGCGGCGGCGTGCAGCCGATAGCCGACGAAGCGCTGCTGGACGAAGTGACCGCGCTGGTCGAGCGTCCCAACGTGCTGGTGTGCCAGTTCGAGGAGCAGTTCCTGCAGGTGCCGCAGGAATGCCTGATCCTCACGATGAAGGCCAACCAGAAGTACTTCCCGCTGCTGGACGCCAAAGGCAAGCTGACGAACAAGTTCCTGGTGGTGAGCAACATCCGCCCGCAGGATCCGTCCGCCGTCGTCGGCGGCAACGAGCGCGTTGTGCGCCCGCGCCTGGCAGACGCCAAGTTCTTCTTCGACCAGGACCGCAAGAAGACGCTGGAGTCGCGCGTCCCCGGCCTGGCGAAGGTCGTGTACCACAACAAGCTGGGCACGCAGGGCGAGCGCATCGACCGCGTGCGCGCCATCGCCAAGGTGATCGGCGCGCAACTGGGCAGCGACCAGCTCGCGCATCAAGCGGATGTCGCGGCCAAGCTGGCCAAGGCCGACCTGCTGACCGACATGGTGGGCGAGTTCCCCGAGCTGCAGGGCATCATGGGCGGCTACTACGCCCGCCACGACCAGTTGGGCGACGACGTCGCGATCGCCATCGAGGACCACTACCGTCCGCGCTTCGCCGGCGACGAATTGCCGCGCAACCAGCTGGGCGTCGTCGTGGCGCTGGCCGACAAGCTGGAGACGCTGGCGGGCCTGTTCGCCATCGGCCAGCTGCCCACCGGCGACAAGGACCCGTTCGCGCTGCGCCGCCATGCCCTGGGCATCGTGCGCATGCTGATGGAAAAGGACCTGCCGCTGAACCTGGGCGACCTGGTCACCGAGGCGCTGGGCCTGTTCCCGCAGGCGACGCCGGAGACCGCGGAGCAGCTGGCCAACTTCATCTACGAGCGCCTGGCCGGCATGCTGCGCGAGCAGGGCTACAGCGCGCAGGAAGTGGACGCCGTGCTGGCGTTGCGTCCGCAGCGCCTGGGCGACGTCGCCAAGCGCCTGGCGGCGGTGCGTGCTTTCGCTGCGCTGCCGGAAGCGCCGGCACTGGCGGCTGCCAACAAGCGCATCGGCAACATCCTGAAGAAGGCCGAAAAGGCCGACGCGCATGTCAGCGACAAGCTGTTGCAGGAAGACGCCGAGAAGGCGCTCTACGCCGCCACGCAGCAGATCGCGCCGCAGGCCCGCAGCCAGTTCGAAGCCGGCGACTATACGGCCTCGCTGCAGACGCTGGCTGCGCTGCGTGGCCCGGTGGACGCCTTCTTCGACGGCGTGATGGTGAACGCGGAGCAGACCGACCTGCGCTTGAACCGTCTCGGCCTGCTTGCTACCCTGCACGAGGCGATGAACCGCGTCGCCGATTTGTCCAGGCTCGCGTCATGA
- the gmhB gene encoding D-glycero-beta-D-manno-heptose 1,7-bisphosphate 7-phosphatase has product MKLVILDRDGTINVDSDEYIKTPEEWVPIPGALEAIARLNHAGWHVAIASNQSGLGRGLFDVASLNAIHGKMHKMLAVLGGRVDAVFYCPHSPDEGCQCRKPLPGLFEQIGERFGVDLKTVPVVGDTARDLVAGATVGCQPHLVLTGKAEALRDKPLPSGVYPDNTMAHKDLAAFADWLIARAPAPRPVVGAAPEDVAR; this is encoded by the coding sequence ATGAAGCTCGTCATCCTCGATCGCGACGGCACCATCAACGTCGACAGCGACGAGTACATCAAGACGCCCGAGGAGTGGGTGCCGATCCCCGGCGCGCTGGAGGCGATCGCGCGCCTGAACCACGCGGGCTGGCACGTGGCGATCGCGTCCAACCAGTCCGGCCTCGGCCGCGGCCTGTTCGACGTGGCTTCGCTCAATGCCATCCACGGCAAGATGCACAAGATGCTGGCCGTGCTCGGCGGCCGCGTCGATGCCGTCTTCTACTGCCCGCACAGCCCCGACGAGGGCTGCCAGTGCCGCAAGCCGCTGCCCGGCCTGTTCGAGCAGATCGGCGAGCGCTTCGGCGTCGACCTGAAAACGGTGCCCGTCGTGGGCGATACGGCGCGCGACCTGGTCGCCGGCGCCACCGTCGGCTGCCAGCCGCACCTGGTGCTCACCGGCAAGGCCGAAGCGCTGCGTGACAAGCCGCTGCCGTCCGGCGTGTATCCGGACAACACCATGGCGCACAAGGACCTCGCCGCCTTCGCCGACTGGCTGATCGCGCGCGCACCGGCGCCGCGCCCGGTGGTCGGCGCCGCACCGGAGGACGTGGCGCGATGA
- a CDS encoding lysophospholipid acyltransferase family protein has translation MSFLRSFIHALWMLVTVIPWAIIMIVASPFRSGVAMYGMAQTWLGWAIHGLRVICGVRWRVQGMENLPQGETSPAILLVKHQSTMETFLMPLLMPHPLAYVFKKELLSVPFFGWAMGKLDMIHIDRSLRTQAFNKVVEQGKRLLAQGIWVIMFPEGTRIPRGQAGQYKSGGTRLAVATGAPVIPVAVASGRCWPRKSFVKYPGVVEVSIGKPIPSEGRSADELMREVEAWIEGEMRRLDPEAYAHEKNNPVASSAQV, from the coding sequence ATGAGCTTCCTGCGCTCCTTCATCCACGCCTTGTGGATGCTGGTGACCGTGATCCCCTGGGCGATCATCATGATCGTGGCTTCGCCCTTCCGCAGCGGCGTGGCCATGTACGGCATGGCGCAGACGTGGCTGGGCTGGGCGATCCATGGCTTGCGCGTCATCTGCGGCGTGCGCTGGCGCGTGCAGGGCATGGAGAACCTGCCGCAAGGCGAGACCAGCCCCGCCATCCTGCTGGTGAAGCACCAGTCGACGATGGAAACCTTCCTGATGCCGCTGCTGATGCCGCATCCGCTGGCCTACGTGTTCAAGAAGGAACTGCTGTCGGTGCCCTTCTTCGGCTGGGCGATGGGCAAGCTGGACATGATCCACATCGACCGCAGCCTGCGCACGCAGGCCTTCAACAAGGTCGTGGAGCAGGGCAAGCGGCTGCTGGCGCAAGGGATCTGGGTGATCATGTTCCCGGAGGGCACGCGCATTCCGCGCGGCCAGGCCGGCCAGTACAAGTCCGGAGGCACACGGCTCGCGGTGGCCACCGGCGCGCCGGTGATCCCCGTGGCCGTGGCGTCCGGCCGCTGCTGGCCGCGCAAGTCCTTCGTCAAGTATCCGGGCGTCGTCGAGGTTTCCATCGGCAAGCCGATCCCGAGCGAAGGCCGCAGCGCGGACGAACTGATGCGCGAAGTGGAAGCCTGGATCGAAGGCGAGATGCGCCGGCTGGATCCGGAAGCCTACGCGCACGAGAAAAATAACCCGGTGGCGTCCTCGGCCCAGGTTTGA
- a CDS encoding M48 family metallopeptidase: MQSPFQLILDLFDEPKPKQPPPPRPAPPVPVYTGPPAEPLASVLTPEAFRHPDANREALLGEVLVAYEFRRVKRKTIGFVVGPEGLVVSAPRWVPLGEVDLAVKNKARWIVTKLEAARERLARLEAARIEWKDGASLPFLGEPLIVVLDPRQDAGGLLKTDNTTLPGVARRTLHIGLPQSAQPSQIRDAVQAWLMRQAKKLFAERLDHYAPQLGVQWRKLTLTSAGTLWGTAHSDGAIRLNWRLIHFGLPVIDYVVAHELSHLRVMDHSPRFWETVKSVVPNYSELRGKLKDEALPAW, from the coding sequence ATGCAATCGCCGTTTCAGCTCATTCTCGACCTGTTCGACGAGCCGAAACCGAAGCAGCCGCCCCCGCCGCGCCCGGCGCCTCCCGTTCCCGTCTACACCGGCCCGCCGGCGGAGCCGCTGGCAAGCGTGCTCACGCCGGAGGCCTTCCGCCACCCCGACGCCAACCGCGAAGCGCTGCTCGGCGAGGTGCTGGTGGCCTACGAATTCCGGCGCGTCAAGCGCAAGACCATCGGCTTCGTCGTCGGCCCCGAAGGCCTGGTGGTGAGCGCCCCGCGCTGGGTGCCGCTCGGTGAAGTCGACCTGGCGGTGAAGAACAAGGCGCGCTGGATCGTCACCAAGCTCGAGGCCGCGCGCGAGCGCCTGGCCAGGCTGGAAGCCGCCCGCATCGAATGGAAGGACGGCGCCAGCCTGCCCTTCCTGGGCGAGCCACTGATCGTCGTGCTCGATCCGCGCCAGGACGCCGGCGGCCTGCTGAAGACCGACAACACCACGCTGCCTGGCGTGGCCCGCCGCACGCTGCACATCGGGCTGCCGCAAAGCGCGCAGCCCTCGCAGATCCGCGACGCGGTGCAGGCCTGGCTGATGCGGCAGGCGAAGAAGCTGTTCGCCGAACGCCTGGACCACTACGCGCCGCAGCTGGGCGTGCAATGGCGCAAGCTCACCCTCACCAGCGCCGGCACGCTGTGGGGCACCGCCCACAGCGACGGCGCGATCCGCCTCAACTGGCGCCTGATCCACTTCGGCCTGCCGGTGATCGACTACGTGGTCGCCCACGAACTGAGCCACCTGCGGGTCATGGACCACAGCCCGCGCTTCTGGGAGACCGTGAAGTCGGTCGTCCCCAATTACTCCGAACTGCGCGGCAAGCTGAAGGACGAGGCGCTGCCGGCCTGGTGA
- a CDS encoding MerR family transcriptional regulator, with the protein MAANLQTVTYSISDLAREFDLTTRAIRFYEDMGLLQPERSGPGGRNRVYSPRDRTRLKLTLRAKRLGLSLTEAKDIIDMYDSPRDTGPQLRKFLTVLAAHRQQLEEQMAELQANLDEVRTHEREAKALLAKADKAKA; encoded by the coding sequence ATGGCCGCCAACCTCCAGACCGTTACCTACAGCATCAGCGACCTCGCGCGCGAGTTCGACCTCACCACGCGCGCCATCCGCTTCTACGAGGACATGGGCCTGCTGCAGCCGGAACGGTCCGGCCCGGGCGGGCGCAACCGCGTCTACAGCCCGCGCGACCGCACCCGGCTGAAGCTGACCCTGCGCGCCAAGCGCCTCGGCCTCTCCCTGACGGAGGCCAAGGACATCATCGACATGTACGACAGCCCGCGCGACACCGGTCCGCAGCTGCGTAAGTTCCTCACCGTGCTGGCCGCGCACCGCCAGCAGCTGGAGGAACAGATGGCCGAGCTCCAGGCCAACCTGGACGAAGTCCGGACCCACGAAAGGGAGGCCAAGGCCCTGCTGGCCAAGGCGGACAAGGCCAAGGCATAA
- a CDS encoding PaaI family thioesterase yields the protein MDASRFEPADAAFAQRVRASFDRQAAMATIGASLALVEPGKVFIELPYDPKLAQQHGFLHAGMVATALDSACGYAGFSLMAADAAVLTIEFKINLLAPAEGERFRMEGLVLKPGRTITVTEGRAYAIAAGREKLVATMGATLMAVTGRGIQH from the coding sequence ATGGATGCCAGCCGCTTCGAGCCCGCCGACGCTGCCTTTGCCCAGCGGGTGCGCGCCAGCTTCGACCGCCAGGCCGCCATGGCGACCATCGGCGCTTCGCTGGCGCTGGTCGAACCCGGGAAGGTCTTCATCGAGCTGCCCTACGACCCGAAGCTGGCCCAGCAGCACGGCTTCCTGCACGCCGGCATGGTTGCCACCGCGCTCGACTCGGCCTGCGGCTATGCCGGCTTCAGCCTGATGGCGGCGGACGCCGCCGTGCTCACCATCGAATTCAAGATCAACCTGCTGGCGCCCGCCGAGGGCGAGCGTTTCCGCATGGAAGGCCTGGTGCTGAAGCCCGGGCGCACGATCACCGTCACCGAAGGCCGCGCCTATGCGATCGCGGCCGGACGCGAGAAACTGGTCGCGACGATGGGGGCCACGCTGATGGCCGTCACCGGCCGCGGCATCCAGCACTGA
- a CDS encoding isovaleryl-CoA dehydrogenase: MQIHGLNFGLGEDLEALRDAVHAFAQSEIAPRAAEIDRSDQFPMDLWRKMGELGVLGITVPEEYGGANMGYVAHMLAMEEISRASASVGLSYGAHSNLCVNQIKRNGSEAQKKKYLPKLISGEHVGALAMSEPGAGSDVISMKLRAEDKGGYYVLNGSKFWITNGPDADTLVVYAKTEPELGARGVTAFLIEKDMKGFSIAQKLDKLGMRGSHTGELVFQNVEVPAENVLGSLNGGAKVLMSGLDYERAVLAAGPIGIMQSVMDNVIPYVHDRKQFGQSIGEFQLIQGKMADMYTVLQAARAFCYTVGKNLDMLGTEHVRQVRKDCASVILYCAEKATWMAGEGIQIYGGNGYINEFPLGRLWRDAKLYEIGAGTSEIRRMLIGRELFAETM, from the coding sequence ATGCAAATCCACGGCCTGAACTTCGGCCTCGGCGAGGACCTCGAGGCGCTGCGCGACGCGGTGCATGCCTTTGCCCAGAGCGAGATCGCCCCGCGTGCCGCGGAAATCGACCGCAGCGACCAGTTCCCCATGGACCTGTGGCGCAAGATGGGCGAGCTGGGCGTGCTGGGCATCACCGTGCCGGAGGAATACGGCGGCGCCAACATGGGCTACGTTGCGCACATGCTGGCGATGGAGGAGATCTCGCGCGCGTCCGCCTCGGTGGGCCTGTCGTACGGCGCACACAGCAACCTGTGCGTCAACCAGATCAAGCGCAACGGCAGCGAAGCGCAGAAGAAGAAGTACCTGCCGAAGCTGATTTCCGGCGAGCACGTAGGCGCGCTCGCGATGAGCGAGCCCGGTGCCGGCAGCGACGTCATCTCGATGAAGCTGCGCGCCGAGGACAAGGGCGGCTACTACGTGCTGAACGGCAGCAAGTTCTGGATCACCAACGGCCCCGACGCCGACACGCTGGTGGTCTACGCCAAGACCGAGCCCGAGCTGGGCGCTCGCGGCGTCACCGCCTTCCTGATCGAGAAGGACATGAAGGGCTTCTCCATCGCGCAGAAGCTCGACAAGCTGGGCATGCGCGGCAGCCACACCGGCGAGCTGGTGTTCCAGAACGTCGAAGTGCCGGCGGAGAACGTGCTCGGTTCGCTGAACGGCGGCGCGAAGGTGCTGATGAGCGGCCTCGACTACGAGCGCGCGGTGCTCGCGGCCGGCCCCATCGGCATCATGCAGTCGGTGATGGACAACGTGATCCCGTACGTCCACGACCGCAAGCAGTTCGGCCAGAGCATCGGCGAGTTCCAGCTGATCCAGGGCAAGATGGCCGACATGTACACGGTGCTGCAGGCGGCGCGCGCCTTCTGCTACACGGTGGGCAAGAACCTGGACATGCTGGGCACCGAGCACGTGCGCCAGGTGCGCAAGGACTGCGCTTCCGTCATCCTCTACTGCGCCGAGAAGGCCACCTGGATGGCCGGCGAGGGCATCCAGATCTACGGCGGCAACGGCTACATCAACGAATTCCCGCTGGGCCGCCTGTGGCGCGACGCCAAGCTCTACGAGATCGGCGCCGGCACCAGCGAGATCCGCCGCATGCTGATCGGGCGCGAGCTGTTCGCCGAGACGATGTGA
- the can gene encoding carbonate dehydratase, which produces MPTINDLFAHNRAWAAEMERTRPGFFTSLVKQQKPKFMWIGCSDSRVPANQITGLDPGEVFVHRNVANVIVHSDLNALSTVQFAVDMLKVEHIMIVGHYGCGGVLAALNNTRVGLVDNWIRHIQDVRDRHRQILENIAPEQRGDALVDLNVIEQVVNLSVSTVMMDAWAKGQKVTVHGWAFGVNDGLLQDLHMTVADTDQIEPAYRAAIEGVIAARK; this is translated from the coding sequence ATGCCCACCATCAACGACCTCTTCGCCCACAACCGCGCCTGGGCTGCGGAAATGGAGCGGACGCGCCCCGGCTTCTTCACGAGCCTGGTGAAGCAGCAGAAACCCAAGTTCATGTGGATCGGCTGTTCCGACAGCCGCGTGCCCGCGAATCAGATCACCGGCCTCGACCCCGGCGAGGTATTCGTGCACCGGAACGTCGCCAACGTCATCGTGCACTCGGACCTCAACGCGCTGTCCACCGTGCAGTTCGCGGTGGACATGCTGAAGGTGGAGCACATCATGATCGTCGGCCACTACGGCTGCGGCGGCGTGCTCGCGGCCTTGAACAACACGCGCGTCGGCCTTGTCGACAACTGGATCCGCCACATCCAGGACGTGCGCGACCGCCATCGCCAGATCCTGGAGAACATCGCGCCGGAGCAGCGCGGCGACGCGCTGGTGGACCTGAACGTGATCGAGCAGGTGGTGAACCTGTCCGTCAGCACCGTGATGATGGACGCCTGGGCCAAGGGCCAGAAGGTCACCGTCCACGGCTGGGCCTTCGGCGTCAACGACGGCCTGCTGCAGGACCTGCACATGACGGTGGCCGACACCGACCAGATCGAGCCGGCCTACCGCGCCGCCATCGAAGGCGTGATCGCCGCGCGCAAGTAG
- a CDS encoding alpha/beta hydrolase, with product MKAWIATLLLAACGMAAAQEQRAVDLPTRPGVTERIGVLAPAAPKAVVVLMSGGEGRIDVADDGRPRRAGNFLIRSRERFAAQGLAVLMLDTPSDRSNRPFLGGGFRESAEHAADMGAAIAWARDTYKLPVWMVGTSRGTESTAQAATRLTGAQAPDGIVLTSSILAQPRFANETGQPVTAMDLARIHMPVLVVHHEQDPCGACPPDELPALMAKFPAGLAELKTYSGGISQGPACEAFSHHGYNGIEDRVVADIAAWLLAHH from the coding sequence ATGAAGGCCTGGATTGCAACCTTGCTGCTGGCCGCCTGCGGAATGGCGGCGGCCCAGGAGCAGCGCGCCGTGGACTTGCCCACGCGGCCAGGCGTCACCGAGCGCATTGGCGTGCTCGCGCCGGCGGCTCCCAAGGCCGTCGTCGTGTTGATGTCCGGCGGCGAAGGCCGGATCGACGTCGCCGACGACGGCCGGCCGCGTCGCGCGGGCAACTTCCTGATCCGCTCGCGCGAGCGCTTCGCCGCGCAAGGGCTCGCCGTGCTGATGCTGGACACGCCCAGCGACAGGAGCAACCGGCCGTTCCTGGGCGGCGGCTTTCGCGAGAGCGCGGAGCACGCAGCCGACATGGGCGCAGCGATCGCCTGGGCGCGCGACACCTACAAGCTGCCGGTTTGGATGGTCGGGACGAGCCGCGGCACGGAATCGACAGCGCAGGCCGCGACCCGGCTCACGGGCGCACAGGCGCCGGACGGGATCGTTCTGACCTCCAGCATCCTCGCGCAGCCGCGGTTCGCCAATGAGACGGGCCAACCGGTGACCGCCATGGACCTCGCGCGCATCCACATGCCGGTGCTGGTGGTCCACCACGAACAGGATCCCTGCGGCGCCTGTCCGCCCGACGAATTGCCCGCATTGATGGCGAAATTCCCCGCCGGACTCGCCGAACTGAAGACGTATTCCGGCGGCATCTCGCAAGGCCCCGCCTGCGAAGCCTTCTCGCACCACGGCTACAACGGCATCGAGGACCGAGTGGTCGCGGACATCGCGGCCTGGCTGCTGGCGCACCACTGA
- a CDS encoding acetyl-CoA C-acyltransferase — MAESIVIVGAARTPMGGFQGDFASLAAHDLGGAAIRAAVERAGVSADAVGEVLFGNCLMAGQGQAPARQALFKAGLPKSTGAVTLSKMCGSGMKAAMLAHDMLLAGSHEIVVAGGMESMTNAPYLLLKGRGGYRMGHDKVYDHMMLDGLEDAYQPGRSMGTFGEDCAAKYQFTREQQDAFATASVQRAKKATETGAFAAEITPVTVKDRAGERVISIDEGPGKVKLDKIPQLKPAFKKDGTITAASSSSINDGAAALVLMTESTAKRLGLKPLARIVGHTTHAQEPEWFSTAPVGATQKLLAKTGWKVSDVDLWEVNEAFAVVPMALMAELDVKHDIVNVNGGACALGHPIGASGARIMVTLLHALKARGGKRGIATLCIGGGEGTAVALELV, encoded by the coding sequence ATGGCTGAATCCATCGTCATCGTCGGCGCAGCGCGCACCCCCATGGGCGGCTTCCAGGGCGACTTCGCTTCGCTCGCGGCCCACGACCTGGGCGGCGCGGCGATCCGTGCCGCCGTCGAACGTGCCGGCGTTTCCGCCGACGCCGTCGGCGAAGTGCTGTTCGGCAACTGCCTGATGGCGGGCCAGGGCCAGGCGCCGGCGCGCCAAGCCTTGTTCAAGGCCGGCCTGCCCAAGAGCACGGGCGCCGTCACGCTGTCCAAGATGTGCGGCTCCGGCATGAAGGCCGCCATGCTGGCGCATGACATGCTGCTGGCCGGCAGCCACGAGATCGTGGTGGCCGGCGGCATGGAGAGCATGACCAACGCGCCCTACCTGCTGCTCAAGGGCCGCGGCGGCTACCGCATGGGCCACGACAAGGTGTACGACCACATGATGCTGGACGGCCTGGAGGATGCCTACCAGCCGGGCCGCTCCATGGGCACCTTCGGCGAAGACTGCGCGGCCAAGTACCAGTTCACGCGCGAGCAGCAGGACGCCTTCGCCACCGCCTCCGTGCAGCGCGCCAAGAAGGCCACCGAGACCGGCGCCTTCGCCGCCGAGATCACGCCGGTGACGGTGAAGGACCGCGCCGGTGAGCGCGTCATCAGCATCGACGAAGGCCCCGGCAAGGTGAAGCTGGACAAGATCCCGCAATTGAAGCCCGCGTTCAAGAAAGACGGCACGATCACCGCCGCCTCTTCGTCCTCCATCAACGACGGTGCCGCGGCGCTGGTGCTGATGACCGAGAGCACGGCGAAGCGCCTGGGCCTGAAGCCGCTGGCGCGCATCGTCGGCCACACGACGCATGCGCAGGAGCCGGAATGGTTCTCCACCGCGCCGGTCGGCGCCACGCAGAAGCTGCTGGCCAAGACCGGCTGGAAGGTCAGCGACGTCGACCTGTGGGAAGTGAACGAGGCCTTTGCCGTCGTGCCGATGGCGCTGATGGCGGAACTCGATGTGAAACACGACATCGTCAACGTCAACGGCGGCGCCTGCGCGCTGGGCCACCCGATCGGCGCTTCCGGCGCCCGCATCATGGTGACCCTGCTGCATGCGCTGAAGGCGCGCGGCGGCAAGCGCGGCATCGCCACGCTGTGCATCGGAGGCGGCGAAGGCACGGCGGTGGCGCTGGAACTGGTGTGA
- a CDS encoding SDR family oxidoreductase: protein MNVLVIGASRGIGHEFVRQYLADGDRVIATARDATALQELESLGAKPLKLDVADLASISGLGWQLDGEKLDLALYVAGVYTQGGAREPPAQAEFDRAMRTNVLGAMQAIPQVAPLVEDAGGKFVFVTSQMGRIADVDNSHGWVYRVSKAALNMAVVAAQPDYPKATLAVINPGWVQTDMGGAGAPLTVRDSVAAMRRTIAGMKDADRGAFLNHDGQRFESW from the coding sequence GTGAACGTCCTCGTCATCGGCGCCTCGCGCGGCATCGGCCACGAGTTCGTGCGCCAGTACCTCGCCGACGGCGATCGCGTGATCGCCACCGCCCGCGACGCCACCGCCTTGCAGGAACTGGAGTCGCTGGGCGCGAAGCCGCTGAAGCTGGACGTGGCCGACCTGGCCAGCATCAGCGGCCTCGGCTGGCAGCTCGATGGCGAGAAGCTGGACCTGGCGCTCTACGTCGCCGGCGTGTACACGCAGGGCGGCGCCAGGGAGCCGCCGGCGCAGGCGGAGTTCGACCGCGCCATGCGCACCAACGTGCTGGGCGCCATGCAGGCGATCCCGCAGGTGGCGCCGCTGGTGGAAGACGCGGGCGGCAAGTTCGTGTTCGTTACCAGCCAGATGGGCCGAATCGCCGACGTGGACAACAGCCATGGCTGGGTGTACCGCGTGAGCAAGGCGGCGTTGAACATGGCCGTGGTCGCCGCGCAGCCCGATTACCCGAAGGCGACGCTGGCGGTCATCAACCCGGGCTGGGTGCAGACCGACATGGGCGGCGCCGGCGCGCCCTTGACAGTGCGGGACAGCGTGGCCGCCATGCGGCGCACCATCGCCGGCATGAAGGACGCCGATCGCGGCGCATTCCTCAATCACGACGGCCAGCGCTTCGAGAGCTGGTGA